In Helianthus annuus cultivar XRQ/B chromosome 8, HanXRQr2.0-SUNRISE, whole genome shotgun sequence, a single genomic region encodes these proteins:
- the LOC110870511 gene encoding uncharacterized protein LOC110870511, translating to MGLKDEGFSVASVKQVLKHGNLHCGEDYLMWCKWVPSKCNIFMWRAILDHLPSKRALGRRNIVVEDPMCSFCGAAKEITEHLFTACMLASNVWHALSTWCNIPEIYAFSVYDLSKIHKHARVSRIKAEVVKGLIMIACWKIWKARNEKIFQHRTSNARDIVEVKGYLWFKHRQKRICIEWDN from the coding sequence ATGGGTCTGAAAGATGAGGGATTCTCTGTTGCGTCTGTTAAACAGGTTCTGAAACATGGAAATCTACACTGCGGTGAAGACTATTTAATGTGGTGTAAATGGGTGCCGAGTAAGTGTAACATATTCATGTGGAGAGCCATTTTGGATCATCTGCCGTCGAAGAGGGCGTTGGGAAGAAGAAATATTGTGGTGGAAGATCCGATGTGTTCTTTCTGTGGAGCGGCTAAGGAAATAACGGAGCATTTGTTCACGGCGTGTATGTTGGCTTCGAATGTTTGGCATGCGCTATCTACATGGTGTAATATTCCGGAGATTTATGCTTTTTCGGTTTATGATTTATCAAAAATTCACAAACATGCAAGGGTTTCAAGAATAAAGGCGGAAGTGGTTAAAGGTTTGATCATGATTGCGTGTTGGAAAATATGGAAGGCTAGGAACGAGAAGATTTTTCAACATCGTACAAGCAACGCTCGAGACATAGTGGAGGTTAAAGGTTATTTGTGGTTTAAACATAGGCAAAAGCGTATTTGTATAGAGTGGGACAATTAG